The genomic DNA TCTCCTTCTTTCACGCCTCAGCGGCCAGGTCGTGAGCCTCCTTCTGCTCCCTTAAAGCCTTTTCATGGGCAGCATTCAGGTTAAGTATCTTCTGATTATAGCTGTTTACCAGCGTAACTTTCTCCTGCCCATGCTCAGCGACCTTACCCTGAAGAGATTTGACTTTAGACTCGAGCTTTGTGTTGGTCTGGCTGAGGACTCGCATCTCTCGAGCTTTAGATAACTGACGATAGTATACTTCGGCCGCGGCTCGGGAGAGTGCATCCTGGTTGACCTCGATAGCAGAGGAAGACCAATCCTTTAAATCCTGCTCGCTGATGTGACCTTGAGCGAGCCGACCGAATGTGGTCGCAACCATGTTGGCAGAAGAAGAGGTGGGAAGAGGAGCATCAGATGGAGCAGCCTTTTTGGCTCAGGCTCACCAGTTTTCCCTTCTTTGTGACCTCGATGCCTTTTTAGCCGAGGAGAAGGCCCTGAGCCTTTGAAATGCTCAGTAAGGAACCTAATGCGAGCTGGAGGGGGACTTGAGAGTGAGCCCCTGTGGTCGCTGCAGCAGGCTGAACAGGGCCCGAAGATGCGGCTTGCTCAGCCTCTTCCATGAAAGGGATAGGGGAGATGGCTATTTCTGAAAAAGAAAACAATGAAGTGATAGATTAGTCAAGGGAAAGAAGCAATGCGTTCAGATAAAAAATGCGGAAAATGAGAGTGTAATGTGAAGTGAGATGCATGCAGGAAATATAAAACATGTGAGCACACGAGCTCGCGCATGCGAGCCCAACGTTCTTACCCTTTTTGGCCCTCTTCTTAAATTTCTTTTTTGAGGAGTCAGCTTCACTCCTTCTTTCAAAAACCCACACGCGTCCAGGTTCGAGGACGTTATGAGTTTTCGAATATCCCTGTCCGCCTTAGGAAGATCTAGGAGGCTGTCCGCATTTATTTTTTCTTGCCCCACAAGGACAGTGCGAGGCGGGGTGGCTGGAGATAAAGAAAAAAAACATTTCTTGTTAAGGGGAGAAATAATGGTAGAAAAGACGAGAGCGGCCAGGGAAGACTTACATGGATTGTAATAAAAATGAGTCTGGACTCGAGGCACCTCGTGGATATAGAAGTAGGGGCTCTTCCACTTCCCTGAGTTGCTCGGCCCGTTGTGGATGAGGTTCTTTTTGTTGAAGCACGGCCAGACAGAAAAATAGAAGTACCCGAAGTCATTGGGGGAGTGCTTCAGGTTAAGAAAGTAGTCGAGCTGCCTCGCTGTGAGAGGAGGAAATCCACATTTGCTGTAAATAATGTACAACGCGAGGGCGGCCCGGTATCCATTCGGGTTGATCTGAAGGGGTGCGAGCTGGTAGTGCTCGCAAACATCTTTGATGAAGGGATGAAGGGGTGAGGAGATTCCTAGCCTTAGTAGGAAGGTGGAAAGGACCATGCGAGGCACCCTGCCTTCATTCTCCGGATGGTTAAATCTGTAGCACCTCATATGAGGCAGGGGTAAGACAACATGGCCCTCGAGCTGGAACTGCTCAATATGATCGGCCAGATGTTTCTGAGTCAGCGAGGTAGGCAGGTCGCGGCAAACGAGCACCTTAACCTCCTCGTTGACAGTCGAGCTCTCCTCCCCATCAGGAATGATCTGCCTCTTAAAAACAATTTCACCCTCCAGCTCGGGCTGGGCAGGAGGCACATAAGGCTCAGGAGAGGCCGCGGGGATGTATTTATAGTTACAAATCTTGTACTGGCTTGTAACATCTGCCACCTCCTCGCTCTGAGGAGAGTCATAGGACTAGTGCGAGCCGTCCTCTTCACCCTCGAGCCCCAAGATGGGGTATTCAGTAGCTATGGGCTCTTTTCCTTTCTTCCTGGTATCATAGTATGCACTCCCCAGGTCGCTGTCAGTAGATTATGAGTCAAGATGAATGGGGTCGAGGTTTTTAGCTGCAGCTTGCCTCAAGCGGGCTGCCCTCTCTTCAGCCATTTCTCTTAAAATCTCCTCAGCTCGCTCTTTATCCAAGGGAGCGGGCTCGCGGTTTAGCAAATCTTCTACCCCAAGGAAGGCTGGTATATGAGAGAGGTCCACAGGCCTATCTCTCCAATTATATATATTCTTCTCCCTGGTAAAATCCTCAGGGTTCGGGTCGAGGTGAATATCAAGGGAGCCGGATCCGGCTTCTCGCATCGAGTTCTCAACTCTGGCAATATTCAAAGCCCCTTGAGGGCTGATAGCTGAGCCAGGAGAGATGGGTTGGCTAAGACGACCAGAAAGAGAAGTCAGCTCGCGTTGAAAGTCCTTGGAGCCTCGCTGCTCGGGTGGATATTAGTTTAATGGAGACGGAGTGGCTGAAGAATGAACCGGGCTAGCAGAGGTGCGAGCCGGGCTCGAGGAAGAGTGAGACGACCCATAAGAGCGGGCTGAAGacgcactcgacatctgtaaaagatggtAAAAATTAGTGTGTAGCCCTAAAAAAAGAAAGTAAAAACAAGTATGGGGTCGCACCTAAGTGTCCTCACATCTCACACGGGGTCGCACCTAATTATCTAAACGAGCAGACGGGCTCGCATCGCATGTTGTGAGTGTGTGTGAGCTCGCATCAAACAAGTAGTGTGTGCTCGAACTGAATGACTAAGTATGAATGTAAATGGGCTCGAATCGAAGGGTAACTGTTGGAGAGGTGATATGAAGATCCTGATAAATCTGTGCCGGGAGAATATCGCCgccggtagacggttcttgtGGAGATGATGATCTTCgccgtggtagatccttgagcaaaaTGGGCAGCAATTTGTTAGTGTTCTTGGCAAAGTGAAGAAATGAACTGAAATCCCACatatttataggggataggagaGAGAAAGGGGAAGCGACACGTGTCACCATCTCAGATGACGACACGAATCCCCACGCTAGCTGTCCAACAACTATCATGCGTTCACAATGCATGGTAGAAGGAAGGCATGCGAGGCGGCTTGGTGCGGCTTGGTGGGCTCTCACCTGCGAGGCCATGAAAGACTAATGTTGGAAAATTCCTAGCCTCAAGATgcgaccaggaattttgggggtagttgttatgcccgcttttggtcatgggccctaaacaggtccccgTAAGTGTATTGAAGAGCTGAAGATCCATAAGATTTGAGCCAgcacatgcgagctgggctcaagtgaTGACATGggagctgggctcacacatgcGAGCTCGGCTCACACATGCGAGATGGGTTCACACATGTAAGATGGGCTCACATTTGTCATCTGGGCTCACAAATGCGAGTTGGGCTCGGTTGTGCCCACtcgaggtgggctcaggtgccttcaCGCGAAGTGGGCTCAGATGACGCGAGATTGGTTCAGGTGATAGTATTCGAGTTGGGCTCGGTTGTGGCCACGCGAGGTGGGCTTAggtgcccacacgcgggctgggctcaggtgcccacacgcgggctgagcccatgagcccacatcttataaaaacagaggtaacattgtatttattaattaaaaaggaaggcggtgcgggccgaggtgaccagaCCGGCTCGCATCAAAGGACTTTGTGTGCAATAtgaaaagtgactcatagatgactgagttgctcgtagattgCGGGGCCGACACGAGTTATTCCTACAATTACGGGAAGaaatgcggagatgccgcgagattgtaggaagcgtgtggagccggtcgagatttacgtgactgattggctgaaggcctgactttatcgtgggcttgaGCTACACGGGTTGGagaaccctaaccctagcctacgtgacttattccccaagaactacgtgaggcttgatctctataaatagggtacgtaggcacttgtatgagacatgagtcgacacttgatagagaataacaaaccttattatttcttaaggagtcaacatacaagcttAGCCACCACCATTCATAACCTTACTCCGCTctcaaacaccgtccttgatccttgttccgcccatcaacctccacaacactgttatacgaaattctccctataacagtCTTCATGcgtttaaatttataaaattgtgCGATGAATATTAAACCATCATATACATATAGAAAAAATAAAAGTATCAAAATTAGACAAACAAAAGTTAATAAAATTTATTGTTTAAATCAAATAAACTAATTTTTTGACATTAATGTAATCATTAAAATCAATCAAAATATATGTACATAATATCTAATATATATGCCTATATACAGTACAATGCCGAACTAGCCTAATTACGGCCTAGGCGGGCAGGCAAGAGGCAGTTCAATATGGTCTTTACGCCTTCACAGGTATGGAGGGCAGTTATAATAATCTTGGCATATGTATGTTGCTCATTTGCTCCGACAAACATTGTTCCATGCAAAAAAAATAGAGCAAGATAACATAAGGATTGCCATTGCTGAATAGTTTAATTATTGGTGATTAGGGTGAATCGCACGGGTATAGGCTCACAAAAGAAATGCATGTATCACAAAAGTAGTTGAACAGATCTTGTATATACGAGTCTTTACCTTACAAATCTACGAAGGAGACAAAAATGAAGAACACTACAAGCTTGGTAAACTGAGTAAAAGGATCTTACATTACAAACCTGTATTGCACAAATATGAGAAACTTGCAAAATTCATTTTCGGCCATGACTATAAAAAATAATACTAATCTTCACAATTACAGCTTGGAGATACCGGAGGCAATGCTAAGTTTAGGATATTTGTGGATCAAGTTGACTATATATATCTCAACCTCGTACAATATTCGAGAGTGTGGTGTGTGTGGACTTTGCGATACAGATTATTTACACAAGTAAAACCATGGTTTGAGAAGATTGGAACTCATGTAGCTGCTCTAGGAGTTCTCATGCCGAATCCATGCTTTGTCTTCTCAACTCTGTGCAAAGATTCTGTTAGTAGTGTTTAAACGACATTACATGTGCTGATTAGATAACTATATGACTAATAGTATTACAATCTTTATAGCTGCTCAACTATGTTCAATTAATGCCACTAGTTTTATCAGGAATATGAATATTTATAGCAGATGATACTGCATGTAAGGAATGTTTTAATAATTGTAAGGTAAGGGTAATCAATCAATAACATATTTGTTTAGGCAAACACTCTTGTGCAATCCATAGGTTGTCAACTAGTCCAGCTATAGGTTTGCTCGAAcctaattaaaaaaaataaagaggTTTCTAGAATGGAAAATATGACCAAGGGAATGACAATTTTCAATTGAAAGAGGCAGGCTGTTAAAAAGAAGAAAATAGAAAGAGGCAGGCTGACCAATGAACCCTTCTTTACTGTGTGGAAATCTAAGCTATTGAGACCTTAAATTGTTCTTGGAACGTGAATCTGCGACATGACTTAAATTTATATCTCATTTCAGATTAACCTATCCTATGAGCAGTGAACTATGACCTGATTTAACCAATAATGTAGCTAAAAAGTTGTCATTATATCAAATCTAAGTATGAGCCTAGAGATATAGTGGACCCTGCCCATAGTAAACCACACTCTAAACTGCTGTACAAACTATAAAAAAGGTAAAAGTCTTACGTCGGGGCAAGTTTTCCGAGGCTATCCAGCTCTTCACCAGATTCTTCGTCTAAAACCCTCCCAGATATCTCAATAATGTATGATCTATCAGTATCTGTTGGGAGTCCCCTTTTCCCAAGCAACTTCAGGTCCTTTTGATGAAGTTCTCTCCCATTAACAAACACATTAGTATCTCCACCAGCACAAGTCTCTGGCATTGGAAAATTAAATACTTCAATAGACGGCTGTCAGAAAGAAAGAAAACTTATTAGTTTAACATTAATGCATATGATACAAGCTATAGTTCAGACAGCTTTAAAATCTCTTTTCTGAAGATGTAGAACTCATACAGGAATTATGCCGAGGCAAGGTCCACCCATCACACCCCAGAATCCAGCTCGGGAATCATACCTAGTGCACATTAAAATGAAGAAACAATCAAAATATTGACTGAATATAGAAGTTTGAGAAACAAATTAAGGACCTGGCATGTAAGGTGGACAAGTATATGAAACAAAGAAGAAGTCCAGTCTGGACATTTATTTCCTGAATATGTAAAGCACTGGTTAATAGGTAACCCAATAATTTATTTTCACATTTACCTGATCATACTGAGTGCAGATTATTGGTAAATCTTCCTACCAACTAAATGATAATAGAACCGCAGGCATGATTACTAAAACAATTTTCATCAGTAGAAAGAGAAGTATATTCTTACCAATATTCTCCAGGTTGGATAAGCCCAGCAAACTTCTCAGCTAACTTTACCAGCCTATTTGGTATAGGATTCCCATTAACTGTAACATCAATTATTTCGTCCTCAAAACTGTCACCGGATATGTCTTGAAAGCCCTCCCTGATAATGTCGGGAAAGAATGGACTTCCTTTCTTCACTCTTGTTTTATCTTCTTCTCTGCTTATATCTCCTGATTCAATGGATGTTCCTGTATTAAAATACTCATTGGATGATATATCCAATTCAGTTGCTGCTGCGGAATCTTTCCCAGAATTTTGTTGTGAAATAGCCTTTACTGGTATTTTCATCTCTTGCTCAGACAGATAATTTTTTCTCTCCTTTACAGATTGGTTTGCCAAGGTATATCTAATAGAGTAATCAATGTGATCTTTAAGTGGTGAACCTGAAGGTGGACGAGGTGGGATGGCCTCTGTTCGGAGTTCAGAAGAGTTGCTCTTTATATTGGTACTACTCAAAGAGGTTTTGTTGTCTTCATCCTCGGATGTAAAGGAAGAAGTGGAGTCTTCGCTTTTTACTGCAGCACACTGATTGGAGCTTAAAATCTTTTCTGGGGATGTTGAAACTTGTTTCCTGTCAGACAAATGCATATCATAAGTCGAGCAAAAAGAATTATCTGATGAAACATCCGTGCTTCCACTATTTGAAACAAAATTTGAAGTACTCTTCTTGGCTGAATAAGAGCTTTCATCATCCATTGCAGGAGTTTCCTTTGCTTCCTCATAAAGAGAAAGAATAAGTTTCTTATTAGCAACTTCTACAAATATGAGTTTGGAGCATGCTGCACATCTTATCTTCTTTCGACTTTTCTGTGTATAAAGAAATTTCTCGGGAAGTCGGAGCAACTCAAAACAACTGCAACATGCAAACAACGGTGCACCACCGGAGATAGGGTAGCAACAACGTCCACCACTAGACAGCGCCACCTTTGAATGACGCTGTTGATCGGAAACACCCACTCCGAAGTGCTGATCTTTGGACCATTGTAAATTATGATAACTTTGCTGAGGGTGGTTCAAAAATATAGGATCATAATCCTGTGGACCAAGTGCACTGTGTTTGTCACGAGGATATGACATTGGGTTGTTCGGATCATCCAAATACCTTCTATCCCCGTACGCAGAAGAAGTGATTGTGGGTAGAACCTGAGGATGCTTATTGTAGCACTGTGAACAAGAGCAAGACGGTGAATGCATAATTATGTTATGCGAATTTGGTTTAACTGTTTTCAAAGTCGCCTTGTCACTACTCACATACTGTGCCGGGTAGTATGGATGAGGATACTGTTGCTGTAAAGGAGGAGGTACTCCGTATGAAGGACCCCTAAGCACCGGTGACTCTGAAGGATCCTCAAACTGTTGTATTTGAGTATGCATTGTTGGATAGAACTTAACCGCAGCCTTTTCACGATCATCCATGTATGATAACAGTGGACTGTAATGACTAGTGTATGAGGGTCCAGCTACATATTTATCAGCACCCTTATACTGCATTGAGGTCCTTTTCTGGCCTCCAGATCCATCAGAAGACCAAATCTCTGGATTACTGTAAGGATTCTGATGAAAAAACGTCCGATCAGTATGGACCTTTTCTTTAGGTTTAGAAGCTACATCAATCCTACTAAGTTGATCCTTTAACTCATTCAACTTTCTTAATATCTCAGCTTTTTCTTGTTCCACATAGTCAACCTTCTTAAACTCAGCAAAGTCACTCCTGCTCTTCACAAACTGGGATGTTTCAACATAATCATAATTACGTCCTAACTCCAAAGGACCCTCGTACGAGTGCATTGATGAAGAATATCTCACCCTTCCAATATCTCCCCTTTGAGTGCCCCGAAAATATTCATCATCGCCTCTCTCACCAGATCTCGGATCAAATCTGTTGTCTGACCTGTGTGATCCGTATCCACGGCCTACTCCATAACTCGAACCCCCAAATTCTTTACTACCTCCAGCAACATTCTCATCCATCCCCCTTTCATATTCGAAATTTCGTCTATCTTCTCTACCCATAGAGCTATATAAATGTCTCTCATGCATCTCCCCCGAAATTTCCATCCTCCTAGTCATACTAGAACTACCAGTTGACCTAACATCTTTGATTGACCCATCATCACCCAAAAGAAAATCCCCAGAAACCCCATCTACCTCAAAATTCTTATCTTTTACTGCAAAATGTAAAACAAAATAACACCTTTTTTAAACACAACCCACAAAAAACAGTAACAAACAAAATGCCATTTTAATTCATTAACAATTAAAACATGAATCTCAGCTTCAAACCCATAAACATCATGTCAAAATTGAATCGTTCAAAATTTTCTTGAATGGTAAACATAATTAACAGTAACATACACAAACACACAAAAACATTGAAAAGGTGAATAAATTGACAAGAGGGTACCTCTAAGAACAATCCCACAACCAGCACATTGAAACACAGAGTAATCTGTGAGCTCTGGAAGTAAATTCTTGCAGTTTGGGCAACGAGCCAACCGAACATGTCTCTGTTCGGACATTTTTGTAAGCAAATCCAAGAAACTGGAATATACAAAAGACTGTTATATGAATGAAATGTAAACGAGAGTGGTAGAAATAATTGACAAGAAGAATCTTTAGTCCCGGGAATGATGAAAGAAGCTAAAAGATAGGAGATGCTGAGAAAAAGACTAAAGAAAATTATTTTGGATTCGTAAAAGACATATACATGTATTCAAGGAAGAGAAAGTTCCAAGAAAATCTTACTTGTGAGTTGTGTTATGTATGTTGCAGTAATTCTGTACCTCTGTAGGACAAATGCTACTGTACAAACAAAGTCAAGAAGGTTAAACTCATTTATATCTTGTTAATAATTGTTACACCAAATTTTATCACATTTTATATTACCGAAAATCAACATTAAGAACTAGAAATTGTTGTTGGTTCTGAAATTTAATAGTTTTGTCTTTTTTAGATTTTGAAAAACCTGCATGTTCAAGTTAAAATTTTCGAACTATTGAAATATATACTTATAATTAACGATAAATATGTCGTAATAATTAGATGTAATAAACCGAGACCGAGCtatctaaataaataaataaatgtgtGTTTATGTATGTTAATGTAATGTATGATATGTGCATGAGAGAAAAGACTTTTCAAAGGTTCTGGGAGTTGAGGGAAAAAGACAGGAATGGTGTAACATGTAGATATGACATAATTCAATACTGTAACAACCTTGCTTTTCACCTATCGAATATTCCTATCTACATGTTTTGTAAACCAATTGTACAACATTTATTTATACTCTTCTTTATTCAATTATAATCAAGACTAGGCACTGATGTTTCTCTAGAATAACAACAGTAACAATTACAACTCACTCATCTTGCCTTTTCTTTTAAGATAGGATTATGCAGAGTAACAAGGATTAACGACTTAGTATTACCATTTCTCTGCCGACTCAGGAAACAGCACATAAGATTGGACAAAATATAATCCATAATAATCAAGACTAACACGCATTAAGGTGTTGATTAGCTTTAGAAACGTTCTCCTTCCATTTTTTTATTTGTGCTATTGAAATTCCTTCTTAGTTAGCAATTTCAGTTTAATTCTTAATTAGCAATTTCAACTTAATATGAAGTTGAGGGCAAGGAAATTTAATTTGAAGTTGAGGCACGAACTTTGATTAATATAGGAAATTGATAATAATCAATGCGTTGCTATTTGAACTCCCGTTAATATATAATTTACGAAATTATTTATAAgcctttttttaaaaaatttaggtCCATTAACTTTGTAAATTTGAAACTGCAGGGAAATTGTAGCTTAAATGGTACACATGTGGCTTTATTTATCAAATATTTTAGTATAATAAAGTCTTATATAtgattattttaaataaaatatacttGAACAAATTAAAACTTAAAATCGtagttttataaaaaaaattaaaaaaagtaATTTTTAAAACTCCCTCAAAATTATTTTGTATTTTACTTGGGCTTCACTTGAGCGGGTACGTACTCTCGCAACATCAGAAAACAGTAATCTTGGGTTCATTGACTTTTTGTATCGGTAGAGGAGAGTGGGTCAACTGAGGGTGCGTGTATACTGCGTCAACTTGAATTATACTTATTACATGCATGCTCTAATTAGCTGTAGCTGTATACATAATTGACTTGTTCTTTTTAACTTGTTCATATATTACTACTTCAACCTTAGCCTCTTCCTTAATCTATGACTATAATAGTGAGATTTATTATAACTTGGCTAGGTTTGGAAATGTTTGTGCCACAAATCAGTTTGATTAGTCGAGTCATTATACAACCATATCCCAACACCGTCCTTGCTGTTTTACCCTTCATCACAGATTACCTATACAATACTTAATTCTATATATGCTATCGGTTTTTTTATGATATGCCATGTCATATAATAATAACTCATATATTAAATTTTGGTTggttttttaataataaattttaataaacaaTATTAATACTGTATTTACATCGATTTCATCAGTAAAAACACtccaaaattataaaaaatagtaTTTAATATATGTTCATGAACACGTACTAAACAAATCATATTCCCTCTACCCAAGTGAAGTAGGGTCAGGAATTGCAATTTGCAACACACTTCGATAACACAGTAAAGGCATATTCATGTCGGAAACAACCGAGACATGGGTCTCacagaaacaaaaaaaaaaagattttttattaaatttttaaggtataaatatgaatattttatatatacttTCACTACTATGCTAGTAAATCTTTAATAATTTGAGTTATACTTGATTTTATTATATAGTCATGTGATGATAAGTTAAAAATTAAATGATTGAAATACTTGTTGTACTTGCATATCAAAAAATTCAAAAAGTCTAATGAAAGtgataaaaaaattgaatttgGACCAACAACTCTTTAACATATTTCTTTTATTAAGTACATGATGCCCAAGCAAGAGATGTAGGATCCGTAAATAACTGACAATGTTTATGTTTAAAGTTTTATTTCTCAACTTGAAAGTTTAATTTCTCTTCCCACCCTTTGCCCTGCCTCTCAGAAATTACAATTGTACTATCTGAAGTGGTTCTGATCTCAAGGTCTAGGCCCAAGGGTGCAAACTCCAGATATGACTTCAATCATAAGCAGTACTTAAAATAAAGTAGCTCTTCACCACCTAGTAGTATCTTCAACTCTTTGTTGTTAATGGAACTCATAcatcttgagttttgaattggCTAACGGCACATTCCATTGCTATAAAATGATCCATTATTTTTCGAAAAGTCCCCCTCGATAGAACACAGAGCTCAAGTTGTCCGATGGTCTTAATTTTACAGAGGCCCAATGTAGCCATCATTGACAAATGATCTGTCCAAACACTTGCAGCATTCTTGTAGGACCTCATCATTTGCTTCCCGACTTCTTTTCCCAAAAGATGCCATAGTGACCGGGAATTATTGATATACCGGCATGACTTGTGAAATCCAACACTTCCAGTTTTTCTGCAGCTAGCAGGTTTGCTACAGCTTGGGctgatactagtaaatctttCTCTGTGTACTTATCAAGGTGGACATTCAGCAGAAGGTTGCTCCTGCAAACAAATTGGAACTTCGGGTTAGCGTTGTGAAATCCAGTTACCTTCACCACATCTCCTATTCTATACCTGTACCCTGCATGTGTT from Apium graveolens cultivar Ventura chromosome 5, ASM990537v1, whole genome shotgun sequence includes the following:
- the LOC141724042 gene encoding uncharacterized protein LOC141724042, which produces MSEQRHVRLARCPNCKNLLPELTDYSVFQCAGCGIVLRVKDKNFEVDGVSGDFLLGDDGSIKDVRSTGSSSMTRRMEISGEMHERHLYSSMGREDRRNFEYERGMDENVAGGSKEFGGSSYGVGRGYGSHRSDNRFDPRSGERGDDEYFRGTQRGDIGRVRYSSSMHSYEGPLELGRNYDYVETSQFVKSRSDFAEFKKVDYVEQEKAEILRKLNELKDQLSRIDVASKPKEKVHTDRTFFHQNPYSNPEIWSSDGSGGQKRTSMQYKGADKYVAGPSYTSHYSPLLSYMDDREKAAVKFYPTMHTQIQQFEDPSESPVLRGPSYGVPPPLQQQYPHPYYPAQYVSSDKATLKTVKPNSHNIIMHSPSCSCSQCYNKHPQVLPTITSSAYGDRRYLDDPNNPMSYPRDKHSALGPQDYDPIFLNHPQQSYHNLQWSKDQHFGVGVSDQQRHSKVALSSGGRCCYPISGGAPLFACCSCFELLRLPEKFLYTQKSRKKIRCAACSKLIFVEVANKKLILSLYEEAKETPAMDDESSYSAKKSTSNFVSNSGSTDVSSDNSFCSTYDMHLSDRKQVSTSPEKILSSNQCAAVKSEDSTSSFTSEDEDNKTSLSSTNIKSNSSELRTEAIPPRPPSGSPLKDHIDYSIRYTLANQSVKERKNYLSEQEMKIPVKAISQQNSGKDSAAATELDISSNEYFNTGTSIESGDISREEDKTRVKKGSPFFPDIIREGFQDISGDSFEDEIIDVTVNGNPIPNRLVKLAEKFAGLIQPGEYWYDSRAGFWGVMGGPCLGIIPPSIEVFNFPMPETCAGGDTNVFVNGRELHQKDLKLLGKRGLPTDTDRSYIIEISGRVLDEESGEELDSLGKLAPTVEKTKHGFGMRTPRAAT